In Hamadaea flava, a genomic segment contains:
- a CDS encoding chaplin family protein, with amino-acid sequence MKTWVRRSLNAGALTAGALLATGTAAHADATLVSSDNVGILNGTQVLLPVQAPIDVCGNAVAVGGAAGAGCVGGSAAMLSPEWGWAHYQAKTGPNIGIGNGTQIIAPIQVPVDVCGNAVAVLGQAYAGCEGGASATITGKTKPGGHYTKESTEAGVLPRVWSTDCRS; translated from the coding sequence ATGAAGACGTGGGTTCGACGCTCACTCAACGCCGGCGCCCTGACCGCCGGCGCGCTGCTGGCGACCGGCACCGCCGCTCACGCCGACGCCACGTTGGTCAGCAGCGACAACGTTGGCATCCTCAACGGCACTCAGGTCCTGCTGCCCGTCCAGGCCCCGATCGACGTCTGCGGCAACGCTGTCGCCGTCGGCGGCGCAGCCGGTGCGGGCTGCGTCGGCGGCTCGGCCGCCATGCTCTCCCCCGAGTGGGGCTGGGCGCACTACCAGGCCAAGACCGGCCCGAACATCGGGATCGGCAACGGCACCCAGATCATCGCCCCGATTCAGGTCCCGGTCGACGTCTGCGGCAACGCCGTCGCGGTCCTCGGCCAGGCGTACGCCGGATGTGAGGGCGGCGCCTCGGCGACCATCACCGGCAAGACCAAGCCGGGCGGGCACTACACGAAGGAGTCCACCGAGGCGGGCGTCCTGCCGAGGGTCTGGTCGACGGACTGCCGGTCGTAG
- a CDS encoding ATP-binding protein, with protein MIRRLLVANRGEVARRIFATCRTIGIETVAVYSDPDANAPYVAEADYAVHLPGAAPSATYLRGDLIIAAARKTLADAIHPGYGFLAENPDFAEAVAEAGLLWIGPPAKVIEVMGDKVDAKALLAEADVPTLPSWTDPDQVDEFPVLVKASTGGGGRGMRIVRERAVLAEAVSSARREAFGAFGDGDVFCEKYIEGARHIEVQVLADQQGGIVTLGERECSIQRRHQKVIEETPSPVVTPELREHLCRAAIAAAQAVGYVGVGTVEFLLTPNGDFYFLEMSTRLQVEHAVTECVTGVDLVRMQIVVAEGGPLPVLTPPPLRGHAIEARLCAEDPAANHLPATGEIHRLEIPGVAGRFSILTAPGIRLDSGVEPGSVIGVHYDSLLAKIVAWAPTRPEAARLLAATLARARIHGVVTNRDLLVRTLRHPTFLAGQTDTSMLDRHPEVLAPLLSSVDAVRLSCLAAALGAAAERRNGAAWQASIPSGWRNVPTAAQTAVYEGPAGPVEVGYRFSRTGALAQWWVRAVDPEDLELAPLGQPGLSEDHPPVAVVSATPTLVVLDVIGILLAVHLHRVGAVTYVDSVEGSLALTELPRFPLPGSELAEGALTAPLPGAVGRVLVVPGQRVDIGELLMTVEAMKLEHPVHAPAAGIVTALPVTAGSQVDTGTVLAILTP; from the coding sequence ATGATCAGGCGGTTGCTCGTCGCCAACCGCGGCGAGGTCGCGCGGCGCATCTTCGCCACCTGCCGGACCATCGGAATCGAGACGGTCGCCGTCTACTCCGATCCGGACGCGAACGCCCCGTACGTCGCCGAGGCCGACTACGCCGTCCATCTGCCGGGGGCCGCGCCCAGCGCCACCTACTTGCGCGGCGACCTGATCATCGCGGCCGCCCGCAAGACGCTGGCCGATGCGATCCACCCCGGATACGGCTTCCTCGCCGAGAACCCGGACTTCGCCGAGGCGGTCGCCGAGGCCGGCCTGCTCTGGATCGGCCCGCCCGCCAAGGTCATCGAGGTGATGGGGGACAAGGTCGACGCCAAGGCGCTGCTCGCCGAGGCCGACGTGCCGACCCTGCCCAGCTGGACGGATCCCGACCAGGTCGACGAGTTCCCGGTGCTGGTGAAGGCGTCCACCGGCGGCGGTGGGCGGGGGATGCGGATCGTCCGCGAGCGCGCCGTCCTGGCCGAGGCCGTCTCGTCGGCCCGCCGGGAGGCGTTCGGCGCGTTCGGCGACGGGGACGTGTTCTGCGAGAAGTACATCGAGGGCGCGCGCCACATCGAGGTGCAGGTCCTGGCCGACCAGCAGGGCGGGATCGTCACCCTGGGCGAACGGGAGTGCTCGATCCAGCGCCGGCACCAGAAGGTCATCGAGGAGACGCCGTCGCCGGTGGTGACGCCGGAGCTGCGTGAGCACCTGTGCCGGGCGGCCATCGCGGCCGCGCAGGCGGTCGGCTACGTCGGCGTCGGCACGGTGGAGTTCCTGCTGACCCCGAACGGCGACTTCTACTTCCTGGAGATGAGCACCCGGCTCCAGGTCGAGCACGCCGTCACCGAATGCGTGACCGGCGTCGACCTGGTCCGGATGCAGATCGTCGTGGCCGAAGGCGGGCCGCTGCCGGTACTCACCCCGCCGCCGCTTCGCGGGCACGCGATCGAGGCCCGACTGTGCGCCGAGGACCCGGCCGCCAACCATCTCCCGGCCACCGGCGAGATCCACCGGCTGGAGATCCCCGGCGTCGCGGGACGGTTCAGCATTCTGACCGCACCCGGCATCCGCCTGGACAGCGGGGTCGAACCGGGTTCCGTGATCGGCGTCCACTACGACTCGCTGCTCGCCAAGATCGTGGCGTGGGCGCCGACCCGGCCCGAGGCCGCCCGGCTGCTCGCCGCCACCCTGGCCCGAGCGCGGATCCACGGCGTCGTCACCAACCGGGACCTGCTGGTGCGTACGCTGCGCCACCCGACCTTCCTGGCCGGGCAGACCGACACCTCGATGCTCGACCGGCATCCCGAGGTGCTCGCCCCACTCCTGTCCAGCGTGGACGCCGTACGCCTGTCCTGCCTCGCCGCCGCGTTGGGGGCGGCCGCTGAACGGCGAAACGGCGCGGCCTGGCAGGCCAGCATTCCGTCGGGCTGGCGAAACGTCCCCACCGCCGCCCAGACCGCCGTCTACGAGGGACCGGCGGGGCCGGTCGAGGTCGGGTACCGCTTCTCGCGTACCGGAGCGCTGGCCCAATGGTGGGTACGCGCCGTCGACCCGGAAGATCTCGAACTGGCCCCGCTGGGCCAACCCGGGCTCTCCGAAGACCATCCGCCGGTGGCGGTGGTGTCGGCGACCCCGACGCTGGTCGTCCTCGACGTCATCGGCATCCTGCTCGCCGTCCACCTGCATCGGGTGGGCGCGGTGACCTACGTGGACAGTGTCGAAGGCTCGCTCGCGCTGACCGAACTGCCCCGCTTCCCCCTACCGGGATCGGAACTCGCCGAAGGGGCGTTGACCGCTCCACTGCCCGGCGCGGTCGGCCGCGTACTGGTCGTGCCCGGCCAGCGGGTGGACATCGGCGAACTGCTGATGACCGTCGAGGCGATGAAGCTGGAGCACCCGGTGCACGCACCCGCCGCCGGCATCGTCACCGCTCTCCCCGTGACCGCAGGCTCCCAGGTGGACACCGGCACCGTCCTGGCCATCCTCACCCCCTAA
- a CDS encoding chaplin family protein, translating to MVGDLLGGSGPAAGLLGGRPATEMLESTGAPTEGKGKPRPCGCPSGHDDHGHGSPTLVSTGNIGVLNGTQVYAPIQIPVNISGNAIGVLGSATASSVGGSSGQQ from the coding sequence GTGGTCGGCGACCTGCTCGGAGGCTCCGGCCCGGCGGCCGGTCTGCTCGGCGGCCGGCCCGCCACCGAGATGCTGGAGAGCACCGGCGCCCCGACCGAGGGCAAGGGCAAGCCGCGTCCGTGCGGCTGCCCCAGCGGCCACGACGACCACGGTCACGGCAGCCCGACGCTCGTCAGCACGGGCAACATCGGGGTCCTGAACGGCACCCAGGTGTACGCCCCGATCCAGATCCCGGTGAACATCAGCGGGAACGCGATCGGCGTACTCGGCTCCGCGACGGCGTCGAGCGTCGGCGGGTCCTCCGGCCAGCAGTAA
- a CDS encoding acyl-CoA carboxylase subunit beta, with product MAILETSLDPRTPSYLDNRGLMTAALGEVETAFARAVEGGGEKHVTRHHARGKLLPRERIELLVDRDSAFLELSTLAGYGTGRPVGAGVVTGLAVVAGRPCVLTASDPTVHGGSLNAYTLRKLARAAEIALANRLPLVSLVESDGPDPAGGGELLLAGGASLRDQALLRAAGVPAICAVFGVVSGVTLPAIADQTILVRGQARVHLAGPHLVRAATGESVDDEALGGSTLHATRTGMAHQLAEDERDALRLVRLAVDRLCPEVTESPRQVVAPRHEPEDLLAVARGDDAFDPREILARVLDASQFDEVAPLFGERLRTGFGSVHGHRIGVIASAGPLLGVDEATKAARFVQLAAAARVPLVFLPNTRGFGLGVAQEGGGISVHAAALVQTIATCPVPMITIAVGGAHGSAGQVLGGRSMRPRFLFSWPNARAAVLPPDQLEAVAVHRTAVDETGAGTPDIPPASALHESGLLHDDGVIDPRDTRTVLGICLSVLPSIGATSTLGGA from the coding sequence ATGGCGATTCTCGAGACCAGCCTGGATCCCCGGACACCGTCTTATCTGGACAACCGTGGTCTCATGACGGCTGCCCTCGGCGAGGTCGAGACGGCCTTCGCGCGGGCCGTCGAGGGCGGCGGGGAGAAGCACGTCACCCGGCATCACGCGCGCGGCAAACTGCTTCCGCGGGAACGCATCGAACTGCTGGTCGACCGGGACAGCGCCTTCCTCGAACTGTCCACCCTGGCGGGCTACGGCACCGGTCGGCCGGTGGGCGCGGGCGTGGTCACCGGGCTCGCGGTCGTCGCCGGGCGGCCGTGCGTACTGACGGCCAGCGATCCCACCGTCCACGGGGGCTCGCTCAACGCGTACACGTTGCGGAAGCTCGCGCGGGCCGCGGAGATCGCCCTGGCCAACCGCCTGCCGCTGGTGAGTCTCGTGGAAAGCGACGGTCCGGACCCGGCGGGTGGCGGCGAGCTGCTGCTCGCCGGCGGTGCCTCGCTGCGCGACCAGGCCCTGCTCCGCGCGGCCGGAGTGCCCGCGATCTGCGCGGTGTTCGGCGTGGTCAGTGGCGTCACGCTGCCCGCGATCGCCGATCAGACCATTTTGGTACGCGGACAGGCGCGCGTGCATCTGGCCGGTCCTCACCTGGTACGCGCGGCGACCGGGGAGTCCGTCGACGACGAGGCGCTCGGCGGTTCGACGCTGCACGCGACCCGGACGGGGATGGCGCACCAGCTGGCCGAGGACGAACGGGACGCGTTGCGCCTGGTACGCCTAGCCGTCGACCGGCTGTGCCCGGAGGTGACCGAGTCGCCGCGACAGGTGGTCGCACCCCGGCACGAGCCCGAGGATCTGCTGGCCGTTGCCCGGGGCGACGACGCGTTCGATCCCCGGGAGATCCTGGCCCGCGTGCTCGACGCGAGCCAGTTCGACGAGGTCGCCCCATTGTTCGGGGAACGGCTGCGGACCGGCTTCGGCTCGGTGCACGGCCATCGGATCGGCGTCATCGCCAGTGCGGGCCCGCTGCTGGGCGTGGACGAGGCCACCAAGGCGGCCCGGTTCGTGCAGCTCGCCGCGGCGGCCCGGGTGCCGCTGGTGTTCCTGCCCAACACCAGGGGATTCGGGCTGGGCGTGGCGCAGGAGGGCGGCGGCATCTCGGTACACGCCGCCGCGCTCGTGCAGACCATCGCGACCTGCCCCGTCCCGATGATCACGATCGCCGTCGGCGGCGCGCACGGTTCGGCCGGTCAGGTGCTCGGCGGACGCTCGATGCGGCCCCGTTTCCTGTTCAGCTGGCCGAACGCGCGCGCCGCGGTGTTGCCGCCGGACCAGTTGGAGGCGGTCGCCGTGCACCGGACGGCGGTCGACGAGACCGGAGCCGGCACCCCCGACATCCCGCCGGCCAGCGCGCTGCACGAGTCCGGCCTGCTGCACGACGACGGCGTCATCGACCCCCGCGACACCCGTACGGTGCTCGGCATCTGCCTGTCGGTCCTGCCCTCGATCGGGGCGACGTCCACTTTGGGGGGAGCATGA